From a single Flavobacteriales bacterium genomic region:
- a CDS encoding rhomboid family intramembrane serine protease codes for MDELRMQWRAGGMTVKLILANVGVFVALVLLYLVFLIIAQWDGGTALMMRHVYVEQWLTAPSNLSDLAIRPWTVITYMFTHTGVGHIFWNMILLWLGGRMFEDLLGGKRLLGYYMLGGLAGFLLFAVLQNVAPGAPRATVMGASAGVISVLIGIAAYRPQMVVNLFLFGQVKLMYVAGVILILDLMGVGTADGVAHEAHIGGALFGILASRQLTNGNDWATTFIDGLEKLARPFKRKSGSRMRVEKPFSKKPQRNDTDYNAAKQAQQARIDSILDKISKSGYDSLSKDEKNILFKEGNGK; via the coding sequence ATGGATGAACTAAGGATGCAATGGCGTGCCGGTGGCATGACCGTGAAACTGATCCTTGCGAATGTTGGTGTTTTCGTTGCATTGGTCCTGCTTTATTTGGTGTTCTTGATCATTGCCCAATGGGACGGAGGAACCGCGCTGATGATGCGCCATGTCTATGTTGAGCAATGGCTTACCGCACCTTCCAACCTGAGCGACCTCGCCATTAGACCTTGGACGGTAATCACATACATGTTCACCCATACCGGTGTAGGCCACATCTTCTGGAATATGATACTCCTTTGGTTGGGCGGCCGAATGTTCGAAGACCTTTTAGGCGGCAAGCGGTTACTGGGATATTACATGCTTGGAGGTCTAGCCGGATTTCTACTTTTCGCAGTGCTACAGAACGTAGCACCAGGGGCACCTCGAGCAACTGTAATGGGTGCATCGGCAGGCGTGATCAGTGTCTTGATCGGTATTGCAGCTTACCGCCCTCAGATGGTGGTGAACCTCTTTCTCTTTGGCCAGGTGAAACTAATGTACGTTGCAGGTGTGATCCTGATCTTGGATCTGATGGGCGTTGGTACGGCGGATGGAGTGGCACATGAAGCACATATTGGCGGTGCACTATTCGGTATCCTCGCTTCGCGACAGCTCACAAATGGCAATGACTGGGCTACGACATTCATTGATGGATTGGAAAAACTGGCAAGACCATTCAAACGAAAAAGTGGTTCAAGAATGCGGGTAGAAAAACCCTTTTCTAAAAAACCACAGCGAAACGACACCGACTACAACGCCGCAAAACAGGCCCAACAAGCGCGCATCGATTCAATACTCGACAAGATATCCAAAAGTGGTTACGATAGTTTGAGCAAGGACGAGAAGAACATCCTCTTCAAAGAGGGCAATGGTAAATAG
- a CDS encoding rhomboid family intramembrane serine protease: MPTVVKNLLIINVIFFLIKVSGFGDFGGDSMDTWFGLHFFTSPLFQPWQLITHMFMHGGWLHIGLNMFGLYMFGPPLEYRWGAKKFLIFYMIAGVGAALFYSGAHAFEYMRMLDYMSPEAVAEVKSMGAEALVHGQNFVDADMAQLNLLMNTSMVGASGALYGILLAFGLTFPNVELIMFPLPIPIKARYFVWIFAGISVYSAIQNNPGDNVAHLAHLGGMVVGFILLKIWGDGPKQAF, encoded by the coding sequence ATCCCAACCGTCGTTAAGAACCTATTGATCATCAATGTGATCTTCTTTCTGATCAAGGTCTCCGGGTTCGGAGATTTTGGTGGTGACAGCATGGACACGTGGTTCGGGCTTCATTTTTTCACCTCTCCGCTTTTCCAACCATGGCAGCTCATCACGCACATGTTCATGCATGGTGGGTGGTTGCACATCGGCCTCAACATGTTCGGGTTGTATATGTTCGGTCCACCTTTGGAATACCGCTGGGGCGCGAAGAAATTCCTGATCTTTTACATGATCGCCGGAGTAGGTGCTGCGTTGTTCTATTCAGGTGCACACGCTTTTGAATATATGCGCATGTTGGATTACATGAGTCCAGAAGCGGTTGCTGAAGTAAAGTCCATGGGTGCTGAAGCGTTGGTCCACGGACAGAATTTCGTTGATGCCGATATGGCCCAGTTGAATCTCTTGATGAACACATCCATGGTAGGTGCTTCCGGTGCTTTGTATGGTATCCTGCTGGCCTTCGGACTCACCTTCCCCAATGTGGAATTGATCATGTTCCCATTACCCATACCGATCAAAGCACGCTACTTCGTTTGGATCTTTGCGGGAATATCCGTGTACAGCGCAATTCAGAATAACCCCGGTGATAACGTTGCGCACCTCGCTCACCTCGGCGGAATGGTGGTTGGTTTCATCCTCCTAAAGATCTGGGGTGATGGCCCCAAACAAGCGTTCTGA
- the mutL gene encoding DNA mismatch repair endonuclease MutL, protein MADLIRLLPDHVANQIAAGEVVQRPASVVKELLENSVDSGAKRIIVVVKDAGRTLIQVTDDGHGMGASDARLCFERHATSKIREANDLQTLRSKGFRGEALASIAAIAQVDLKTRDKHEELGTHITIEGSRVRTQDPMAGPIGTTISVRSLFYNVPARRQFLKSDGVELKHVMEEFHRVALAHPDIAFQVVHNDVQEFNLSGALDDATPSAALRQRIVGLYGRKYDERLVPVEEHTDFVSVTGFVGKPEFAKRTRGEQYYFINQRFIRSSYLDHAVRRAYEELVVRENFPSWFLFIELDPAQIDINIHPTKTEIKFRDDRAIYAIVHAAVRRALGRFNIVPSLDFEPEPAMIAAFSSAAASSKAPDWNPRDLGAFTAPPRPSAEGWQQLFNMGLASPVDDTIEDEANRPAREMDGRPYSEPRILPSRELDGEQSDRPLFQLHGTYILAQLRNGYMVVDQHRAHERVLFERNLKLLESGAGLTQTELFPRHVELNAADLAMVEEVLPDLRKMGFDLELFGGRTVQVNGMPAEAADEDPTRLLENLLEQLKQQKGGLRNERHQVLATGMARSMAIRSGRNLTSAEMLDLIDRLFACEMPYTTSSGKPTLITYGLDELNERFER, encoded by the coding sequence ATGGCCGATCTGATCAGGCTCTTACCGGACCACGTGGCGAACCAGATCGCTGCGGGCGAAGTGGTTCAGCGTCCAGCCAGCGTTGTAAAGGAGCTGTTGGAGAACAGTGTGGACAGCGGCGCTAAGCGGATCATCGTTGTGGTCAAGGATGCCGGTCGTACACTGATCCAAGTGACCGATGATGGGCACGGAATGGGTGCTTCCGATGCGCGTCTTTGTTTCGAACGACACGCTACAAGCAAGATCCGTGAAGCCAATGATCTACAAACGTTGCGCTCCAAGGGATTCCGGGGTGAAGCTTTGGCGAGTATCGCTGCTATTGCACAAGTTGACCTGAAGACCAGGGATAAGCACGAGGAGCTTGGAACCCACATCACCATTGAAGGAAGTCGCGTTCGTACGCAGGACCCAATGGCCGGTCCTATTGGAACCACGATCTCGGTGCGTAGTCTTTTCTACAATGTCCCGGCCCGCCGGCAGTTCCTTAAGAGTGATGGTGTTGAACTGAAGCACGTTATGGAAGAATTCCATCGTGTGGCGTTGGCGCATCCGGATATTGCCTTCCAAGTCGTACACAACGATGTTCAAGAGTTCAACCTGAGCGGTGCGTTGGATGATGCGACACCAAGTGCAGCACTACGTCAGCGGATCGTTGGCCTTTACGGCCGTAAGTATGATGAACGGTTGGTCCCGGTTGAAGAACACACGGATTTCGTGAGCGTGACCGGCTTCGTCGGGAAGCCCGAATTCGCAAAGCGCACGCGCGGAGAGCAATACTATTTCATCAACCAACGATTCATCCGCAGCAGCTACCTGGACCATGCGGTCCGGCGTGCCTACGAAGAGTTGGTGGTTCGAGAAAATTTCCCATCCTGGTTCTTGTTCATCGAATTGGACCCGGCACAGATCGACATTAACATCCACCCTACAAAAACCGAGATCAAGTTCCGTGATGACCGCGCTATTTATGCGATCGTTCATGCAGCTGTACGGCGTGCTTTGGGTCGATTCAACATTGTGCCCAGTTTGGATTTTGAACCGGAGCCGGCCATGATCGCAGCGTTCAGCAGTGCTGCTGCGTCCAGCAAAGCACCCGACTGGAACCCACGTGATCTAGGCGCATTCACGGCCCCGCCACGACCGAGTGCCGAAGGCTGGCAACAGTTATTCAATATGGGGTTGGCATCGCCAGTGGATGACACCATCGAAGATGAGGCAAACAGACCGGCCCGTGAAATGGACGGTCGGCCATACAGCGAACCACGCATTTTGCCATCGCGCGAATTGGATGGCGAGCAAAGTGACCGCCCGTTATTCCAGTTACACGGAACCTACATCTTGGCTCAACTGCGGAACGGCTATATGGTCGTGGATCAACATCGTGCCCACGAGCGGGTCTTGTTTGAGCGCAACCTCAAGTTACTCGAGAGCGGCGCAGGCCTTACCCAGACCGAGCTCTTTCCGCGTCACGTAGAATTGAATGCCGCAGACCTGGCAATGGTGGAAGAAGTACTGCCCGACCTACGGAAAATGGGTTTCGATCTGGAATTGTTCGGGGGCCGAACCGTTCAAGTGAATGGGATGCCTGCCGAAGCTGCGGATGAAGACCCTACCCGCTTGCTCGAGAATTTATTGGAACAACTAAAGCAGCAGAAAGGTGGTCTGCGCAATGAACGGCACCAAGTGTTAGCGACCGGTATGGCGCGCAGCATGGCGATCCGCAGCGGGCGCAATTTGACAAGCGCGGAAATGCTTGACCTGATCGACCGCCTCTTCGCATGCGAAATGCCGTACACCACCTCCAGCGGCAAACCGACTTTGATCACTTACGGGCTCGACGAGCTCAATGAACGTTTCGAACGATGA
- a CDS encoding serine hydrolase, which translates to MKNTLSILAVSAALALFFSGVPHQDRAVEFPPPFLKSATPWADSVFNTLTLDERIAQLMMVAAFGNKNSKHVEEVEQLVRERNIGGLIFFQGGPGRQANLTNRYQAAAKTPLILGMDLEWGLAMRLDSTIRFPRQMTLGAIQNDELIEAMGLEIAREMKRLGVHISFSPVLDVNNNAANPVINDRSFGEDRELVAQKGIAYMRGLQKGGIMATAKHFPGHGDTDTDSHKALPVIMHDRKRLDEVELYPFRRLIAEGLSAMMIAHMDVPALDSAVGVPSTLSKPIVTDLLQTEMGFEGLIFTDALNMQGVAKFDKPGEIELRALIAGNDVMLFPQDPVKAIERIKLAVDSGEIARSLIDTKCLKILRAKEWAGLAKMKPIATKNLQEDLNPVSAQLLRRELYANAITVLNDHNNILPIGKLDSLKIASVVIGDSVGNPFQIGLQRYADVKIFRCNKAMRPDSIQALLRKLEQFDRVIVSVHNTTWRLNKDFGVPESSMDIIREIAAKKPTIFALFANPYTLTRAYGSNYMASVLVAYEETEETQDLMSQVIFGGMGANGKLPVTPSSFFVLGDGKEVRSNGRLAYTLPESIGIRSADLAAIDAIVAEGISAKAYPGCEVLVAVDGKVIMNKAYGNPTYEKLRPTRSDDIYDLASITKVASTTLSLMKLVDEGKVDLDDTFGKYLPELKADHPGHARMELRDMLTHQAGLKPYVPFYLRLMKDGKLKAGIASDSATEKHNVRVADGLYIPQAYRDSMLTWMLDTPLGKKGDYVYSDMGYYLLQELIERVTGEPLERYVQHTFYVPLGASTLGYKPWERFAKGRLAPTEFDVAFRGKQIQGDVHDPGAAMKGGVAGHAGLFSNANDLAIIMQLLANGGTYGGRRYLSEKVVTEFTKCQFCSPSGTGNRRGLGWDKPERGKGGPTCECVSYASFGHTGFTGTMAWADPDANVVYIFLSNRVYPNATTNKLASMGTRTKIQEVIHDAVAARIRPEPLARTGVVK; encoded by the coding sequence ATGAAGAATACTCTTTCCATACTCGCTGTTTCCGCAGCATTAGCCCTATTTTTCAGTGGTGTTCCGCACCAGGATCGTGCTGTGGAATTTCCACCGCCTTTTCTGAAATCGGCCACGCCATGGGCCGACTCAGTATTCAATACGCTAACGTTGGATGAACGCATCGCCCAGTTGATGATGGTGGCTGCGTTCGGCAATAAGAACAGCAAACACGTAGAGGAAGTTGAGCAATTGGTCCGCGAACGGAATATCGGAGGGTTGATCTTCTTTCAAGGTGGTCCGGGTAGGCAAGCAAATTTGACGAACCGTTATCAAGCGGCCGCGAAAACGCCGTTGATCCTAGGGATGGATCTGGAGTGGGGCTTGGCCATGCGCTTGGACAGCACGATCCGTTTCCCAAGACAGATGACGTTGGGGGCAATACAAAATGACGAGTTGATCGAAGCGATGGGTTTGGAGATCGCACGGGAAATGAAGCGGCTTGGCGTACACATCAGTTTCAGTCCGGTGTTGGACGTGAACAACAATGCTGCGAACCCGGTGATCAACGACCGCAGTTTCGGTGAGGACCGTGAGTTGGTCGCGCAAAAAGGTATCGCCTATATGCGCGGGTTGCAGAAAGGAGGCATCATGGCCACAGCGAAACATTTCCCCGGTCACGGTGATACGGATACGGATTCGCACAAAGCATTGCCGGTCATTATGCACGATCGAAAACGCTTGGATGAAGTGGAACTCTATCCGTTCCGGAGATTGATCGCTGAAGGGCTATCGGCCATGATGATCGCGCACATGGACGTGCCAGCACTGGACAGTGCCGTTGGCGTACCAAGCACGTTGAGCAAGCCGATCGTTACTGATCTTTTGCAGACGGAGATGGGTTTTGAAGGACTGATCTTCACCGATGCACTGAATATGCAAGGCGTTGCAAAATTTGATAAGCCCGGGGAGATCGAATTGCGTGCGTTGATCGCTGGAAATGATGTAATGCTCTTTCCTCAGGATCCGGTTAAAGCAATTGAGCGGATCAAGCTTGCGGTGGATAGCGGCGAGATCGCACGATCGCTTATTGATACAAAATGCCTGAAGATCCTTCGCGCGAAAGAATGGGCAGGGTTAGCTAAGATGAAACCGATAGCGACCAAGAACTTACAAGAAGACCTGAACCCTGTGTCGGCTCAGTTACTGCGTAGAGAGCTCTATGCAAATGCCATTACGGTGTTGAACGACCACAATAACATCTTGCCGATCGGGAAATTGGATTCTCTGAAGATCGCTTCGGTTGTGATCGGCGATAGCGTCGGAAACCCTTTTCAAATTGGCCTCCAGCGCTATGCTGATGTGAAAATCTTCCGTTGCAATAAGGCCATGCGGCCGGATAGTATTCAAGCATTGTTGCGGAAGTTGGAGCAGTTCGATCGCGTGATCGTATCCGTACACAATACCACCTGGCGCTTGAACAAGGACTTCGGTGTTCCTGAATCTTCGATGGATATCATTCGAGAGATCGCTGCCAAGAAGCCGACCATTTTCGCCCTTTTCGCGAATCCGTACACGCTGACCAGAGCTTATGGATCCAACTACATGGCTTCGGTGTTGGTGGCCTACGAAGAGACCGAAGAAACGCAAGATCTAATGTCGCAAGTGATCTTCGGTGGCATGGGCGCGAATGGTAAACTACCCGTAACACCATCATCATTCTTTGTATTGGGCGATGGCAAAGAGGTGCGTTCCAATGGTCGGTTGGCGTATACGTTGCCCGAGAGCATTGGCATCCGTAGTGCGGATCTCGCTGCGATCGATGCCATCGTTGCGGAAGGCATTAGCGCAAAAGCCTATCCTGGTTGCGAAGTATTGGTTGCAGTGGATGGCAAAGTGATCATGAACAAAGCTTACGGCAATCCAACATACGAGAAACTGCGTCCCACAAGATCCGATGATATCTATGACCTGGCGAGCATCACGAAAGTGGCTAGTACCACACTCTCGTTAATGAAACTAGTGGATGAAGGAAAGGTGGATCTCGATGATACTTTCGGTAAATACCTCCCGGAATTGAAAGCCGATCATCCGGGTCATGCGCGGATGGAATTGCGCGATATGCTTACTCACCAAGCAGGATTGAAGCCTTATGTTCCATTCTATTTGAGGTTGATGAAGGATGGAAAGTTGAAGGCTGGAATTGCCAGTGACAGCGCCACAGAGAAACACAACGTGCGCGTTGCCGATGGTCTTTACATCCCACAAGCTTATCGCGATAGCATGCTCACGTGGATGCTTGATACGCCTCTTGGAAAGAAGGGTGACTACGTCTATAGTGACATGGGTTATTACCTCTTGCAGGAATTGATCGAACGCGTTACTGGCGAGCCGCTTGAACGTTATGTGCAGCACACGTTCTACGTACCTCTTGGTGCAAGTACATTGGGCTATAAGCCATGGGAGCGCTTTGCAAAAGGCCGCCTAGCACCGACGGAGTTCGATGTTGCATTCAGAGGGAAACAGATCCAGGGTGATGTACACGATCCGGGCGCAGCCATGAAAGGCGGTGTTGCCGGACATGCAGGCTTGTTCAGCAATGCGAATGACCTGGCCATAATCATGCAGTTGTTGGCCAATGGCGGCACCTACGGAGGTCGGCGTTATTTGAGCGAGAAGGTGGTAACTGAATTCACGAAGTGCCAATTCTGTTCACCCAGCGGAACGGGCAATCGACGTGGCCTTGGTTGGGATAAACCGGAGCGTGGTAAAGGTGGTCCTACGTGCGAATGCGTGAGTTATGCGAGCTTCGGGCATACTGGATTTACAGGAACCATGGCCTGGGCGGACCCTGACGCCAATGTGGTTTACATCTTCTTGAGCAACCGGGTTTATCCGAATGCGACCACGAACAAATTGGCAAGCATGGGCACGCGCACCAAGATCCAAGAGGTGATCCACGATGCCGTTGCTGCGCGCATTCGCCCTGAGCCACTGGCACGGACGGGGGTGGTGAAGTAG
- a CDS encoding BamA/TamA family outer membrane protein has protein sequence MIALIMLISGCRGLKYATPERPLFSGYEVRFNQNPEADAAAAQKELENVIEPKPNNTVFGMRPTVALYNMTKEPKREGKGLRNLLKYKIGSKPVYFDEVPLKDIDAALANRMNNRGYFSATSRHETKNKGRTASVDFFVTPGRVHRIRTIAYTDSSRTVASIDTLEKHIQMAKEKSPIKPDDPYHLAALIAERTRVADELRNMGFYRFKDDDLEFAADTTVGDHQVDMRLRVKLTTGNDERTRYRMSEVFVHGDHDDLLAPNDTFPEDSLKYINYLNMFRPSTITRGVFLRAGNYYSQLRTEQTKRYLGSYGTFRSVQVDFRDDSTKQASLIADVLLTPQKRFSLFTELNATSKSNNFAGPGLKVGFKDRDLLRGAELLTVDLNGRFETQLAGQNKGTNAYEIGIKASLVLPRLALLPFLRSARFSVPTTRIDVGYGLFRRIGLYGLESINGAYSYVWRYNTQVWHDLKVLDISYNNLYYASDVFNTFLNGNPAIRRSFDEQFIVGVGYTYMRTSQRSKADLSWWLLSVGTDEGGNIISGVNAISGPRPEEGYKLFGERYSQFVRFRPEVRWFQRIGNKGAQIASRVLASVAVPYGNSSVTPYVKQFYSGGTNSLRAFRARGVGPGTYSPSVNSDNPKNLLIDQVGDIKFEANLEYRWVIGGPIKAAIFADAGNVWLLNDDPQRPGGQFKWDTALDELAVGAGVGLRFDPEVIVIRLDLATPLRRPDLPKGDRWVFDDQAPKLWNNFILNIAIGYPF, from the coding sequence ATGATCGCGTTGATCATGCTAATTAGCGGTTGTCGTGGTTTGAAATACGCCACACCGGAACGGCCGTTGTTCAGTGGTTACGAAGTCCGGTTCAACCAGAACCCCGAAGCCGATGCTGCGGCAGCTCAGAAAGAATTGGAGAACGTTATCGAACCCAAACCGAACAACACGGTCTTCGGAATGCGGCCCACTGTTGCGCTCTACAACATGACGAAGGAGCCTAAACGGGAAGGCAAAGGACTACGGAATCTGCTGAAGTACAAGATCGGTTCGAAACCGGTTTATTTCGACGAAGTGCCATTGAAGGATATTGATGCAGCACTCGCGAACCGAATGAACAACCGGGGCTATTTCAGCGCCACATCCAGACACGAAACGAAGAATAAAGGCCGCACCGCAAGCGTGGATTTTTTTGTAACACCAGGCCGGGTACATCGCATACGTACCATTGCCTACACGGATAGTTCGCGAACGGTAGCCAGTATCGATACGCTGGAGAAACACATTCAAATGGCGAAGGAAAAAAGTCCCATCAAACCCGATGACCCTTACCACCTGGCAGCCTTGATCGCAGAGCGCACACGCGTGGCGGACGAATTGAGGAACATGGGATTCTATCGGTTCAAGGACGATGATCTGGAATTCGCAGCCGATACCACCGTGGGGGACCATCAGGTGGATATGCGCTTACGTGTAAAGCTCACTACCGGTAATGACGAACGCACGCGATACCGCATGAGCGAGGTCTTCGTGCATGGCGATCATGATGATCTTCTTGCACCCAACGATACGTTCCCGGAAGACAGCCTGAAGTACATCAACTACCTGAACATGTTCCGGCCCAGCACGATCACACGCGGAGTATTCCTTCGCGCCGGGAATTACTACTCGCAATTGCGCACAGAGCAGACCAAACGTTACTTGGGTAGTTACGGTACCTTCCGAAGTGTGCAGGTTGATTTCCGTGATGACAGTACGAAACAAGCCTCACTGATCGCGGATGTTCTGCTTACTCCTCAAAAGCGATTCTCGCTCTTCACCGAGTTGAATGCCACCAGCAAGAGCAACAACTTCGCAGGACCAGGGCTAAAAGTGGGTTTTAAGGATCGCGATCTTCTACGCGGCGCAGAATTGCTTACCGTGGATCTGAATGGTCGCTTCGAAACGCAACTCGCCGGACAGAACAAGGGAACGAATGCGTACGAGATCGGGATCAAAGCCTCGCTCGTACTTCCACGACTTGCGCTTCTGCCCTTTCTACGCTCTGCCCGCTTTTCCGTGCCCACCACGCGCATTGATGTGGGTTATGGACTTTTCCGGAGGATCGGGTTATATGGTCTGGAATCCATTAACGGGGCGTACAGTTATGTCTGGCGCTACAATACTCAGGTATGGCATGATCTGAAGGTGTTGGACATCAGCTACAACAACCTCTACTATGCTAGCGATGTGTTCAACACCTTCCTCAATGGCAACCCCGCCATCCGCAGAAGTTTCGACGAGCAATTCATCGTGGGCGTAGGATATACGTACATGCGTACATCACAACGCAGTAAGGCTGATCTCTCGTGGTGGCTGCTCAGCGTAGGTACAGATGAAGGAGGTAACATTATTTCCGGTGTGAATGCAATTAGCGGCCCTCGTCCTGAGGAAGGGTACAAGCTGTTCGGGGAGCGCTACTCGCAGTTCGTACGTTTCCGTCCCGAAGTGCGCTGGTTCCAACGGATCGGTAACAAAGGGGCCCAGATCGCATCACGCGTACTGGCGTCGGTAGCAGTGCCCTACGGTAATAGTTCGGTAACACCGTATGTGAAACAATTCTACAGCGGCGGCACCAATAGCTTGCGTGCCTTCAGGGCGCGCGGTGTAGGCCCTGGCACCTATTCTCCTTCAGTGAACAGCGACAATCCAAAGAACCTATTGATAGATCAAGTGGGCGATATCAAATTCGAAGCGAACTTGGAATACCGCTGGGTGATCGGCGGACCTATCAAGGCCGCCATCTTTGCGGATGCCGGCAACGTGTGGCTTTTGAATGACGATCCACAACGCCCCGGAGGCCAATTCAAATGGGACACAGCGTTGGATGAACTCGCTGTTGGAGCTGGTGTTGGTCTTCGCTTCGACCCCGAAGTGATCGTGATCCGTCTGGACCTCGCCACCCCGCTCCGCCGCCCGGACCTACCAAAAGGAGACCGTTGGGTATTCGACGATCAAGCTCCGAAACTGTGGAATAATTTCATTCTGAATATCGCGATCGGGTATCCGTTCTGA